TCAGTTATGTAATCCAGACAAGAAATCCCATCCAATCCCTAGATTTCGCTAAAGAAAGAAGGTAAATCACATAACACTGATGACTAAAATCAGAAAGAAGGTAAATCGCACCAATCTTGAGCTAATTTATAATGCAAACTGAAAATCGGAATCGAAACATTGAAGCCACAAAACATACCCAAAGTAACTGCATCACTAACAGGAGTTGGCAACTTATGTATGACAAATATTTGGTGGGTCATCTAGTTACAGGCAAAAAGTAAAAAAGCAGAACGCATAAACGAGAATCCATGATGAAGACCTATTTACAGCGTATCACTTATGTAATCCAGACAAGAAATCACTCTCAATCCCTAGATTTCGCTAAAGAAAGAAGGTAAATCACATAACACTGATGACTAACAGAAAATGTTGGGTGACGCTAACTAATATAAtatttaaaaacaaagttcagcatcTTAAGGATCTGGCTTTTTAGTTTTACACTAACACATTTAGTACAAGTAACTACAACTACCGCAAATTTTTACAAGACTACTACGCGCTTACAGTCGTCAATTGAATCCCTGGATTTCTTCCCCAAGAACTTGATATCGGCAAAAAGGTGACGTCATGGCGAACAGATAAAAGAAAAACTAGCCTGAAAGTACCGACATTGCTCGTCTGAATTCTGGAGAACCTAGGGCTGACTCCGGAAAGTGCTTCCCACCAGGTACCCACAATCCTTTATGAGGTATAACTACTGGTTGTTTTGGAATCATCCCACTGTCACCAGCTACAGGAGAGGCAgcttcattctttttctttacGAACGCGAAGAATTCAGCCACTTGCCGAgcatacctaaaaaaaaaatgcacTATGTTAAGATACAGGGGAAAAGTTAAGCAACAAAACTGCTTTGCAGTTGATTACAAGAGCCAAAGAGATTAAATGAATGCTAAAGGAGATATTGATGGTTAAGTAGACACCAACAAATGGCGCTAAGGGCTACGGTGACTCTTCCTACAACTTACAACATAAGAAACACTATAGAGGGATTAAATGAATGCTAAAGAAGAAAATGATGCTAAAGTAGACACCCGCAAATGGTGCTAAGGGCTACTGTGACTGTTCCCACAGCATACAACAAAAGAACACTATAGAGGATTCCAATAGTACAACCAAATTGAAATTATTGCGCATAATATATCATAGACTGCCCATAATGCTCATCATGAAACAACAAAGATAAAGATAGGACAAAGATGAGTACTCGTCATATAGTCCTGATGCCAGGTTGTAAAACATAGATTCGCTACTCCTATACAAATAACAAGAATCAAACACCTTTTcaacaatttcttcaaaatctgaGCAGTAAAAACCATATAAGATCAAGGGGATTTGGTACCCTAAAACATGCTGGATCTAGATTTGACGATTGTACAAACGGTAGCTGCACCCTTGAAGCCACGATGAAACATGTAACTGATCCTATATTTGCAGTTGTTACCGACTCCAAAAAGGTTTCCTAGATGAAAGTAAAAGGTTAAGCTTCTGTGAAGTAAAAGAGCTATGGGGAGTCAGTTGCCTACTCTGCCAGGGTAGATATATCATAAATGATACCAATTAGAAGCTTACGCCTATCTAATAGACTAGTACCATCAGGTACAAGTGATATGAACTTGCAGCAACCGGCTAACACATCCTACAATACGACCAGTTATATAATACACATACACAGCCAttacatataattaatataccatAAGACGAGCAAAAAGAAAAGTCAACACTTGCAAGGTTGCACACTGATgacaagaatttgatgaaacaaatACTTGTGAATATAATAGGAATCTAATGAACATAAGGTACCGCAATAAACTTTACAGAAAGAATATGAAAGTAAATGTGGCCTTACTGTCTCTTTAAATCGATGTCTttgttgaaatcaatgttagGTTCACAGTCAAGAACCAAAGCAGGAACCTGGAGAGATTAAAAAAACAAAGCTCAGATAATTTAATGGAGAAGTTGGTGATCAAAAGAATTCCAGATAATATAATGAGTGCAACCTTTTGAATACTTGCGTGCATATGATCACCCTCCAGATAGAAGACACGATCCCTTATATCAGGATGCAAGGAGCTATCCATATGAAGAGGGAGCTGACTAACAGATAAGACACCATGGTTCCCAGTTTGGGCAGGAAACAACCAGCTTTCATGCTTTTCATGCAAACCACGCAGATAATCCAATGAAACACCACCTTCTTCTGACCTCCTACGACCCATCATTCGCTTGTGGCAGGTGTCAGGGCTTGCTCTAAGATAAATGAATCCATCCGGGATAAGTCCAGGTAGAGTTGAAACAACTGGGTCAAACCATGAATCATAGATACTTATCTCCATCTCATTCATCCACTTTGCTTCATGTACAGCTCGTACAAAAACCTTTTAGCATGCGACAGCGCAAATAAACAGCAGTAAGCCATGAACCCAAAAAAACTCACAACATATATTTTCCTAAAGGAGACAAAAGGAAGTTTATTTAACTGAGAGAcggggagagagagagagtcttCTTACCATTCGGTCACTGAAAACACTCCTTTCCATAAGCCTAAGTGGCTTTATCCCACCAGAGGATTCCCTTTCCTGCATGACCCTTGTCACAAATACATAATTTTGGAAGGTATAGGCATACCTCTCTGGCTCAGAGTAGAATGCATCTAGTATGTTAAAGTGATCAGGCCCAATATCCTGCCACTTGCCAATAGGTTCTGGAACCACCTCAACCAAATCACGTAGCTCAAGTGTTTCATTAGCTATTCTCTGGAGAAAAGTGCTCTTTCCAACACTGATATTTCCCTCAACACAGAAAGTAAGACGTTTGCTCCTAGAACGCTGAGCATCTGAGTCTGGGCTCTCCTTTTTTACTTCTTCATCGACACTCTCTTTGATGAATGAGGTAATGCTCTCCGCATGATTTTTGTGAATGATCCCTACCGAACTTTGCAAATAGTCAACCATTTTCTCACTCGACTTCCCAAAAAACTGCAAAGGAGCAGAATTAAAATTTATCAGGGCAGCACCAAAGCTATTTCAAGCTACCACACACCCAAGGTACATTGGTACACACAACAAATACCCATTCTCAAATAAGTACAGGGAAGTCTAATAAAAAACAAAGAATGGCACTGAGCTTTGGGAAATAACACTCTGAGTACTTGACACTCAACAGTGAACCATGAGAAAATACTGGACAAATTATGTGATGTAACATTTATGTTTATGAAACCCATATGAGAATTCCACATTGAGGGGAGAGAACCATGAGGTTTTACATACGAGTATGTAAGTGACT
This genomic stretch from Papaver somniferum cultivar HN1 chromosome 5, ASM357369v1, whole genome shotgun sequence harbors:
- the LOC113283175 gene encoding uncharacterized protein LOC113283175; translation: MMQKLIRRSPSSGPISCTSVTFPPWGIPTKKKKFTFTPSSSSMASITLVGGLSATTETISLSKKLVSSSSSSFGRFTSSSCRCSLDSSKGISPVRAWIGIKETQYLVCRPAWFSTNAKDGLQVVSAATEEGSSTSDCVEKPARVQRRQRSSSPSGGGLINLPGNPDLLTIPGVGPRNLRKLVDKGIGGVAELKKLYRDKFFGKSSEKMVDYLQSSVGIIHKNHAESITSFIKESVDEEVKKESPDSDAQRSRSKRLTFCVEGNISVGKSTFLQRIANETLELRDLVEVVPEPIGKWQDIGPDHFNILDAFYSEPERYAYTFQNYVFVTRVMQERESSGGIKPLRLMERSVFSDRMVFVRAVHEAKWMNEMEISIYDSWFDPVVSTLPGLIPDGFIYLRASPDTCHKRMMGRRRSEEGGVSLDYLRGLHEKHESWLFPAQTGNHGVLSVSQLPLHMDSSLHPDIRDRVFYLEGDHMHASIQKVPALVLDCEPNIDFNKDIDLKRQYARQVAEFFAFVKKKNEAASPVAGDSGMIPKQPVVIPHKGLWVPGGKHFPESALGSPEFRRAMSVLSG